A window of Triplophysa rosa unplaced genomic scaffold, Trosa_1v2 scaffold172_ERROPOS46784, whole genome shotgun sequence contains these coding sequences:
- the LOC130549770 gene encoding 5-hydroxytryptamine receptor 2C-like, with protein sequence MGCEGTVKSSTRLLSLPIPVMGFQDMEKVFVNGTLNEPWFVLVGSFIAFFIPLVIMVVCYYLTLCVLHQQCSAFPQETKGYSKCSSAQTGDTSLLNNSSSSQMPTFLLKKHQVSSEDQGRRGMMKAIRNEQRVCKVLGIVFFLFLVMWCPFFTTNVVIAVCQYNCEHLEQLMNVFVLVGYVSSGVNPLIYTLFNKTYRHAFSLYLQCKYHRDIAKGRKSTTHFR encoded by the exons ATGGGATGTGAGGGCACGGTGaaaagttcaacgcgac TGCTATCACTTCCCATTCCAGTGATGGGCTTCCAAGATATGGAGAAGGTGTTTGTGAACGGCACTTTGAATGAGCCTTGGTTTGTTCTTGTCGGCTCGTTCATTGCCTTCTTCATTCCTCTGGTCATCATGGTGGTCTGCTACTACCTCACCCTCTGTGTTCTCCATCAACAATGCAGTGCCTTCCCTCAAGAGACCAAGGGGTACTCCAAATGTTCCTCAGCTCAGACAGGTGACACAAGTCTGCTTAACAACAGCTCCTCCTCCCAGATGCCTACTTTTTTGCTTAAAAAGCATCAGGTTAGTAGTGAAGATCAAGGTAGACGAGGAATGATGAAAGCTATTAGAAATGAGCAACGGGTCTGCAAAGTCCTGGGCAttgtgtttttcctctttctggTGATGTGGTGTCCGTTCTTCACCACCAATGTGGTGATCGCTGTCTGCCAGTACAACTGTGAGCATCTTGAGCAGCTCatgaatgtttttgtgttggtGGGTTATGTCTCCTCTGGTGTGAACCCTCTGATCTACACACTCTTCAACAAGACCTATCGGCATGCCTTCAGCCTCTACCTGCAATGCAAATATCACAGAGATATTGCAAAGGGAAGAAAAAGCACAACTCATTTCCGGTGA
- the si:ch73-362m14.4 gene encoding actin-binding protein WASF3, translating to MPLVKRTIEPRHLCRGALPDGVTNELECVTNSTLAAIIKQLGGLSRHAEDIFGELFNEANSFCMRMNNLQERVDLLAVKVTQLDSTVEEVSLQDINMRKAFKSSTIQDQQVVSRNSIPNPVMEMYHRCDKPPPLNILTPYRDDKKDGLKFYTDPSYFFNLWKEKMLQATENKRKEKRRQKQEQKHVEDPTREVKKVRKAHNRRQEWNMMAYDKEFRPDTRLTPSPYHGMSSDGSLSPDRSGMSDEHSYPASPNHPQDAGGAGADGKDTGPTQTQSLDRAYRPPASASARQHSLGRVQAHHGPPPDSSLNGPRPTAAKDYSGHPIHEHFVPPAPPPPPPLIPSSQTAFDSTSGPPLLAPGTVANLTRPYSPSPPPAAASASAYAPSPSHPVMGGPPVAPPPPPPGPPTHAPSPARVTHPSGESTLPRKGQVPLIPMSDARSDLLAAIRRGIQLRKVQEQREQEAKKEPVGNDVATILSRRIAVEYSESDEDSEPEENEWSD from the exons ATGCCTCTTGTGAAGAGAACCATCGAGCCCAGGCACCTGTGTCGGGGAGCCCTGCCGGACGGAGTGACCAATGAGCTGGAGTGTGTCACAAACAGCACGCTGGCAGCTATCATCAAACAGCTGGGAGGACTCA GTCGACATGCGGAGGACATCTTTGGGGAACTGTTTAATGAGGCTAACAGCTTCTGCATGCGCATGAACAATTTACAAGAGCGCGTCGACCTGCTGGCGGTGAAGGTCACACAGCTAGACTCCACGGTGGAAGAGG TCTCTCTACAGGACATCAACATGCGAAAGGCGTTCAAGAGTTCCACCATCCAGGATCAACAGGTGGTGTCCAGAAACTCTATTCCCAATCCGGTCATGGAGATGTACCACCGCTGTGACAAACCACCTCCTCTGAACATCCTCACGCCCTACAG GGATGACAAGAAGGATGGGTTAAAATTCTACACAGATCCATCCTACTTCTTCAACCTTTGGAAGGAAAAGATGCTGCAAGCCACAGAAAACAAGAGGAAGGAGAAACGAAGACAGAag CAAGAGCAAAAACACGTGGAAGATCCCACTCGTGAGGTGAAGAAAGTTCGTAAAGCTCATAACCGTCGTCAGGAATGGAATATGATGGCTTATGATAAGGAGTTCCGTCCAGATACACGGTTGACACCCTCTCCTTACCATGGCATGTCCTCTGATGGCTCATTGTCACCTGACAG ATCTGGTATGTCAGATGAGCACTCGTACCCGGCTAGTCCTAACCACCCACAGGACGCTGGTGGAGCAGGGGCTGATGGGAAAGACACAGGCCCCACACAGACTCAGTCACTGGACCGAGCGTACCGGCCTCCAGCCTCGGCCTCAGCTCGACAGCATTCTTTAGGTCGCGTGCAGGCACACCACGGACCACCGCCAGACTCCTCCCTCAATGGACCGCGACCAACAGCTGCCAAAGACTACAG CGGCCATCCAATACACGAGCATTTTGTCCCACCggctcctcctccgccccctcCCCTCATTCCCTCATCTCAGACCGCATTCGACAGCACGTCTGGACCTCCGTTGCTGGCCCCGGGCACTGTCGCTAACCTCACACGGCCCTACAGCCCATCTCCTCCTCCAGCTGCTGCCTCTGCCTCTGCCTATGCCCCCTCCCCTTCTCATCCTGTGATGGGTGGCCCACCAGTGGCCCCACCTCCTCCCCCGCCAGGGCCCCCCACCCATGCACCGTCCCCAGCCCGAGTCACGCATCCATCTGGAGAGTCCACTCTTCCCAGAAAGGGCCAGGTGCCACTTATTCCCATGAGCGACGCTCGCAGCGATCTTCTGGCTGCCATCCGCAGAG GTATCCAGCTGCGTAAAGTGCAGGAGCAGAGAGAGCAGGAAGCCAAGAAAGAGCCAGTTGGTAATGACGTGGCCACCATTCTGTCGCGACGCATCGCCGTGGAGTACAGCGAGTCGGATGAGGATTCTGAGCCTGAGGAGAACGAGTGGTCGGATTGA